TAATTGATACTGTTTCGTCTTCCTGAACCATTCCTTGAGCATCTGCCTCAGAAGGTTTTTTATCTAAAATCTGACCAGAACCACCACAAGTAGGACAAGTTGATGCAGATTGCATTCTTCCTAAAATGGTATTAGTTACACGCATTACCTGTCCTTGACCGTTACAAGTTGTACAAGTTTTATACGTTACGCCTTTTGCCTGAACTTTACGTTTTACTTTTACTTTTTTCTCAACTCCATTTGCAATTTCTTCTAAAGTTAATTTCACTTTAATTCGAAGGTTACTTCCTTTCGCACGACGAGGGCCCCCGCCTCCGCCTCCGAAACCGCCAAATCCGCCACCAAAAATATCACCAAACTGGCTGAAAATGTCATCCATATTCATACCGCCGTGACCACCGCCAAATCCGCCTGAGCCATCAAATGCTTGATGACCATATTGATCGTATTTCGCTTTTTTCTGTGGATCACTTAAAACTTCATAAGCTTCTGCCGCCAATTTGAAGTTTTCTTCTGCCTCTTTGTCGCCTGGATTTTTATCAGGGTGGTATTTTAAAGCACTTTTTCTGTATGCTTTTTTAATTTCGGCAGCATCAGCATTTTTTGAAATGCCTAGTATTTCGTAAAAATCTTTTTTCATAATTAGATTAAGTTCCAAATCTTAAAAATTCCAAAGTCCAAAAATGCATTTGAAATTTTTATTGCATTTTTAGTTTCCTACAACAACTTTAGGGTAACGAATAATTTTGTCTCCTAATTTGTATCCTTTTTCAATAACATCAACAATTTTCCCTTTTAATTTATCAGACGGTGCTGGAATTTGGGTAATTGCCTCAGCAATATCAGCATTGAAAGCATCTCCTGCTTGAATTTCAACTTGCTCTAAACCTTTAGAAACTAAAGTACTTTTCAGTTTTTCGTGAATCAACTCAACACCTTTTTTCAAATTCTCATCCTCTGACTTATTGATCTCTACTGTCGCTCTGTCAAAATCATCTAAAACCGGAAGCATAGCCAATAAAACCTCTTGATTTGCTGTTTTAAATAAATCAAGACGCTCTTTTGAAGTTCTTTTTTTGTAATTTTCAAATTCAGCAAATAATCTTAAAAACTTATCTTTTTCATGAGCCAAGTCTTTAGCTAATTGCTCCTCAACACTTAATTCTTCAACAATTAACTGTTCTCCGTTGGCATTGTTCTCTAACGTTACATCGTCTAATTCCTGATCGAATTCTGTATTTTCCGTAGTCATATTACTTTTATTTTTAAAAATATTTTTAAACTTCATTTTTATTTCTTTCTGTTGGATTGCAAAAGTACTGCCAAATCTTATAAAATGTCAAATTGTCACTTTATTAATTATGAGACATTTAAAAAACGTATTTGCACAGAAAAAATTTATTATAATTTTAAGACTATTACGTTTTAGTTTATGTTATCTTTGAAGCCAATAAACATAAATTTTTACCACCAAAAATTGAATTTAAGGGTTGGCTTCGGCCTCTAAATAATTATTAATTCAAGTTTACCTTATATTAAAAAAAGCTTCGCCTATAGAGACGAAGCTTTTTTTTATGTTTGAGCTTTACATGACAAAGTTGTCATTTACTATTTTTGCACGGGCGGAGGGATTCGAACCCCCATCAACGGTTTTGGAGACCGCTATTCTACCCTTGAACTACGCCCGTAACTCTAAGAGGTCGCAAATTAAAAGCTTTTTTTCTTCTCCACCAACTTATTTTTCGTGGATTTCAGTCGATTTACGCCAAGTCTCTCTGTGTCTTCAACTTAAAAAATTAAATTAATCTGCTCAAATCTGTAAATTTTGTAAGAAATCAGAAAAATCTAATTTAACCTGTGACAAACTTTGACTTCCCACGGTTGAAACCGTGGGCTATGTTTTATGATATTTGCGTAAAGCTTTGCGAACCTTGTTTTTATATGAAATCTGCCATATCAAAAGACATTGCGCTCTTTGCGGTTAAACCTTAAGCCAGCAAAGCATTTTTCAATCCGTCGAAATCAACAGAAACCTGCTCTCCTGTCACTAAATTTTTAAGCGTATAAGAATTTGAAGTAATTTCTTGATCTCCAACCAATACTGCAAACGGAATTAAACGTTTGTCTGCATATTGAAATTGTTTTCCAACTTTTACACTATCAGGATACAATTCCACTTTTATATTTTCTTTTCTCAATTTCTGAATTGCCTGCGAAGCATAAAGCGCTTCTTTGTCTCCAAAATTCAAAAACAATGCTTTTGAGGTAGCCGCGACAGTGTCAGGGAATAACTGCAATTCTTCTAAAACTAGATAAATTCTATCCAAACCAAAAGAGATTCCAACACCGCTCATATTTTTCAAACCAAAAATACCCGTCAAATCGTCGTATCTTCCGCCACCTCCAATAGACCCCATGGCAACGGTTTTTGGAGCTGCAACTTCAAAAATAGCTCCTGTATAATAATTTAAACCACGAGCTAATGTCACATCCAAATCTAAAATAGCAGTAGAGAGTCCTAATTCAGCGACATTATCACATATAAATTTAAGCTCTTCAACACCTTTCATACCTTCCTCAGAAGATGACAATAATTCTGAAAGCTGTGCAATTTTGTCTGCAAAAGTTCCTGAGAAACTAAAAAGTGGCTGTACTTTTACTAAAGCATCCTCAGAAATTCCTTTTTCTATCATTTCTTTCTTTACGCCATCTTCTCCAATTTTATCCAATTTATCAAGAGCAACCGTAAAATCGATTAATTTATCTGAAGCGCCAATTACCTCAGCAATTCCAGATAAAATTTTTCGGTTATTGATTTTAATTGTAACGCCTTCTAAACCTAAAGAAGTAAAAACAGTATCGTATAATTGAACTAATTCAACTTCCTGCCAAAGTGATTTTGAACCTACAACATCGGCGTCACATTGAAAAAATTCTCTAAAACGCCCTTTTTGCGGATTATCTGCTCTCCAAACTGGCTGGATTTGGTATCTTTTAAATGGAAATTCAATTTCACTTTGGTGTTGCACCACATATCTTGCAAACGGAACGGTCAAATCATAACGTAAGGCTTTCTCAGAAATTTTTCCTGTGAATTTATTCAATTCAATTCTTTGTTCTAAAGTAATTTTCTCAGCAGAATTTAATTGTAATTCTTCAATTGATTCTGGCAATTCAATTTTACTTTTATTGTAGAAAAAGTTACCAGAATTTAAGATTTTAAAAATCAGACGATCTCCTTCTTCTCCGTATTTCCCCATTAGAGTGTCTGAGTTTTCAAACGAAGGCGTTTCGATTGGCTGAAATCCAAATTTCTCGAAATTAGCTTTTATAGTCTGAATAATATATTGACGTTTTGACACCTTTGCTGGTGAAAAATCTCTTGTTCCTTTTGGTATACTTGGTTTTGAAGCCATCTTTTCTATTTTAGATTGTTGATTTTAGATTGTTGATTTTAGATTTTAGATTGTTCCAATCTTTATCTAAAAATCTTATAACATTAATTAATTTCTAGATTTTTTTAATTCTTAGTTCTTTAGACTTTCGACTTTAAAACTTTGAACTTATTAAGTCTGCAAATATCTTACTTTTTAAAATAAATAATAACACTTCGAAAACAAACTTGTAACAAAAACCGTATTT
The Flavobacterium humidisoli DNA segment above includes these coding regions:
- the dnaJ gene encoding molecular chaperone DnaJ, yielding MKKDFYEILGISKNADAAEIKKAYRKSALKYHPDKNPGDKEAEENFKLAAEAYEVLSDPQKKAKYDQYGHQAFDGSGGFGGGHGGMNMDDIFSQFGDIFGGGFGGFGGGGGGPRRAKGSNLRIKVKLTLEEIANGVEKKVKVKRKVQAKGVTYKTCTTCNGQGQVMRVTNTILGRMQSASTCPTCGGSGQILDKKPSEADAQGMVQEDETVSIKIPAGVVDGMQLKVANKGNDAPGNSIPGDLIVAIEEVEHEFLKREGENIHFDLYISFPEAVLGASKDIEAINGKVRIKLEEGIQSGKILRLKGKGIPSLNGYGSGDLLVHVNVWTPKTLNKEQKQFFENALADEHFVPSPEKSEKSFFEKVKDMFS
- a CDS encoding nucleotide exchange factor GrpE encodes the protein MKFKNIFKNKSNMTTENTEFDQELDDVTLENNANGEQLIVEELSVEEQLAKDLAHEKDKFLRLFAEFENYKKRTSKERLDLFKTANQEVLLAMLPVLDDFDRATVEINKSEDENLKKGVELIHEKLKSTLVSKGLEQVEIQAGDAFNADIAEAITQIPAPSDKLKGKIVDVIEKGYKLGDKIIRYPKVVVGN
- the hisS gene encoding histidine--tRNA ligase: MASKPSIPKGTRDFSPAKVSKRQYIIQTIKANFEKFGFQPIETPSFENSDTLMGKYGEEGDRLIFKILNSGNFFYNKSKIELPESIEELQLNSAEKITLEQRIELNKFTGKISEKALRYDLTVPFARYVVQHQSEIEFPFKRYQIQPVWRADNPQKGRFREFFQCDADVVGSKSLWQEVELVQLYDTVFTSLGLEGVTIKINNRKILSGIAEVIGASDKLIDFTVALDKLDKIGEDGVKKEMIEKGISEDALVKVQPLFSFSGTFADKIAQLSELLSSSEEGMKGVEELKFICDNVAELGLSTAILDLDVTLARGLNYYTGAIFEVAAPKTVAMGSIGGGGRYDDLTGIFGLKNMSGVGISFGLDRIYLVLEELQLFPDTVAATSKALFLNFGDKEALYASQAIQKLRKENIKVELYPDSVKVGKQFQYADKRLIPFAVLVGDQEITSNSYTLKNLVTGEQVSVDFDGLKNALLA